One genomic region from Neoarius graeffei isolate fNeoGra1 chromosome 4, fNeoGra1.pri, whole genome shotgun sequence encodes:
- the tmbim1a gene encoding transmembrane BAX inhibitor motif containing 1a: MSRSDFPPSYDESRPLSNPQAGGVQPSAPPPVYDYSPYGGQPQPGPYPGAPYPQPSAPYQGQPGMYPLHPGQPGQGYPGQPGQGYPGQPGQGYPPPMPPIIPPTIPISDSGDDGFTTTSGWESINVRHGFIRKVYLILAAQLLVTVSIVAVFTFVQPVRRFVILNPGVYWASYAVYIVTHLVLVCCKGPRRRFPWNLILLGLFTLAFSYMTGTISSYYDTKSVFLALGITVVVCIAVTVFCFQTKVDFTKCGGLFCVLGLVVFVTGIITAIVLSFKYIPWLHMLYAAIGAIVFTLFLAYHTQLLIGNRKHAINPEEYVFAALSIYVDVLQIFLFLLQIIGGSQR, from the exons ATGTCCAGATCAGACTTCCCCCCGAGCTACGATGAGTCACGGCCACTTTCAAATCCTCAAGCTGGGGGTGTACAACCTTCCGCACCACCTCCAGTCTACGATTACTCTCCGTATGGAGGTCAGCCACAGCCTGGGCCCTACCCTGGAGCTCCCTACCCCCAGCCCTCTGCCCCTTACCAGGGGCAGCCTGGAATGTACCCCCTGCATCCAGGACAACCCGGTCAAGGGTATCCAGGACAACCCGGTCAAGGGTATCCAGGACAACCCGGTCAAGGGTACCCACCACCAATGCCACCCATAATCCCACCAACAATTCCCATCTCTGACTCGG GTGACGATGGCTTCACCACGACGTCAGGATGGGAGAGCATCAACGTGCGGCACGGTTTTATTCGCAAA GTGTACCTGATCCTTGCAGCTCAGCTCCTCGTCACAGTCAGCATTGTGGCagttttcacttttgt ACAACCTGTGCGGAGATTTGTCATATTAAACCCAGGAGTCTACTGGGCTTCATA TGCCGTGTACATCGTCACACACCTCGTGCTGGTCTGCTGTAAGGGACCCAG GAGGCGTTTCCCCTGGAACCTTATCCTGCTCGGCCTTTTT ACTCTGGCTTTTTCCTATATGACAGGGACGATATCAAG TTACTATGACACCAAGTCTGTGTTCCTGGCGCTCGGGATCACCGTAGTCGTCTGCATCGCCGTGACCGTCTTCTGCTTCCAGACAAAG GTGGATTTCACCAAATGTGGAGGTCTCTTCTGCGTCCTGGGACTCGTCGTCTTTGTGACCGGAATCATCACAGCGATCGTACTGTCATTTAAATAC ATCCCGTGGCTTCATATGCTGTACGCTGCTATCGGAGCGATCGTCTTCACGCTG TTCCTGGCctatcacacacagctcctcatcgGGAACAGGAAGCACGCGATAAATCCAGAGGAGTACGTGTTCGCCGCTCTGTCCATCTACGTCGACGTCCTTCAGattttccttttcctcctgcAAATCATTGGAGGTTCACAAAGATAG
- the si:ch73-71c20.5 gene encoding DUF4748 domain-containing protein isoform X2 encodes MAAPCRSLLRSAREGLQYISSRKLCTKTSRAESLTCFRPQQCAFQHRALHCSSSKTDAAKTTDPVNNSNDQEKKGEQDSGPEYIPKRKAKNPMKVIGYAWIIGLPSGIIGFILAKRQVDKNRLQQLKIRQRMKKSNEGEYEHERYKPAARMQ; translated from the exons ATGGCGGCGCCCTGCAGGAGCCTGCTGAGGTCAGCTAGGGAAG GTCTTCAGTACATTTCCAGCAGAAAGCTCTGTACAAAGACGTCTCGCGCGGAAAGCTTGACCTGCTTCAGACCTCAGCAGTGTGCGTTCCAGCACCGAGCTCTTCACTGTAGCAGCTCCAAGACAGACGCAGCAAAAACCACAGACCCTGTGAATAACAGCAACGACCAGGAAAAGAAAGGAGAGCAAGATTCCGGACCAGAGTATATTCCTAAGAGGAAAGCCAAAAACCCGATGAAAGTAATCGGATACGCGTG GATAATTGGTCTTCCATCTGGTATAATCGGGTTTATTCTGGCTAAAAGGCAAGTGGACAAGAACCGGCTCCAGCAGCTGAAGATCCGACAAAGGATGAAGAAATCCAATgaaggagaatatgaacatgaacGCTACAAACCAGCAGCGCGGATGCAGTAA
- the si:ch73-71c20.5 gene encoding DUF4748 domain-containing protein isoform X1, with translation MAAPCRSLLRSAREAGLQYISSRKLCTKTSRAESLTCFRPQQCAFQHRALHCSSSKTDAAKTTDPVNNSNDQEKKGEQDSGPEYIPKRKAKNPMKVIGYAWIIGLPSGIIGFILAKRQVDKNRLQQLKIRQRMKKSNEGEYEHERYKPAARMQ, from the exons ATGGCGGCGCCCTGCAGGAGCCTGCTGAGGTCAGCTAGGGAAG CAGGTCTTCAGTACATTTCCAGCAGAAAGCTCTGTACAAAGACGTCTCGCGCGGAAAGCTTGACCTGCTTCAGACCTCAGCAGTGTGCGTTCCAGCACCGAGCTCTTCACTGTAGCAGCTCCAAGACAGACGCAGCAAAAACCACAGACCCTGTGAATAACAGCAACGACCAGGAAAAGAAAGGAGAGCAAGATTCCGGACCAGAGTATATTCCTAAGAGGAAAGCCAAAAACCCGATGAAAGTAATCGGATACGCGTG GATAATTGGTCTTCCATCTGGTATAATCGGGTTTATTCTGGCTAAAAGGCAAGTGGACAAGAACCGGCTCCAGCAGCTGAAGATCCGACAAAGGATGAAGAAATCCAATgaaggagaatatgaacatgaacGCTACAAACCAGCAGCGCGGATGCAGTAA
- the mcm6 gene encoding DNA replication licensing factor MCM6, with translation MDIAEPAVENSGQMMKDELAEKCQKLFQAFLEEFQNSDGELKYLRDAEELIRPERNTLLVSFTDLEGFNQELATIIQEEFYRIYPFLCRAVRNFARDHGNVPVTKEFYVSIQDLPTRHKIRELTTLRIGSLVRISGQVVRTHPVHPELVNGTFLCLDCQSVIKDVEQQFKYTQPSICRNPVCNNRRRFLLDTNKSKFVDFQKVRIQETQAELPRGSIPRSMEVILRAEAVESAQAGDKCDFIGCLIVVPDVSQLATPGVRAETGSRTAGSQGYENEGVRGLKALGVRELSYRLAFLACHVAPTNPRFGGKEICDEEQTAESIKKQMSVKEWDKVFEMSQDKNLYHNLCTSLFPTIHGNDEVKRGILLMLFGGVPKTTMEGTSLRGDINVCIVGDPSTAKSQFLKHVEEFSPRAVYTSGKASSAAGLTAAVVRDEESHEFVIEAGALMLADNGVCCIDEFDKMEMRDQVAIHEAMEQQTISITKAGVKATLNARTSILAAANPIGGRYDRAKSLKQNVNLTAPIMSRFDLFFILVDDCNEVTDYAIARRIVDLHSRIENSIERLYTLDEIRRYLLFARQFKPKISKESEDFIVEQYKRLRQRDGSGVTKSAWRITVRQLESMIRLSESMARMHCCDEVQPKHVKEAFRLLNKSIIRVETPDVNLDQEEEEAMEEEEEENRVNGQDVPNGHVDGHEHTNGVNGENHSAKPSLRLSFSEYKRISNLIVLHLRRAEEDEEEEALKKSAVVNWYLKEIESEIDSEMELINKKAMIEKVIHRLVHYDYILIELSQSGLKGSAESSAAETQEDDITLVVNPNYTLED, from the exons ATGGACATTGCGGAGCCTGCGGTGGAAAATTCTGGACAAATGATGAAGGATGAGTTAGCCGAGAAGTGTCAGAAGTTATTCCAGGCGTTTTTGGAAGA gTTTCAGAACAGCGATGGCGAGTTGAAGTATTTGCGTGATGCGGAGGAGCTGATCCGTCCAGAGCGCAACACGCTTCTGGTGAGCTTTACTGACCTGGAGGGATTTAACCAAGAACTGGCAACCATCATCCAGGAGGAGTTCTACAG AATCTACCCCTTCCTGTGCCGTGCTGTGCGTAACTTTGCCCGGGATCATGGGAACGTTCCTGTTACTAAGGAGTTCTACGTGTCCATTCAGGATCTGCCAACCAGGCACAA GATCCGTGAGCTGACCACGCTGCGCATCGGGTCTCTGGTGCGGATCAGCGGGCAGGTGGTACGTACACACCCGGTGCACCCCGAGCTGGTGAATGGCACCTTCCTGTGCCTGGACTGCCAGAGTGTCATCAAGGATGTGGAGCAGCAGTTTAAATACACGCAGCCCAGCATCTGCCGCAACCCGGTGTGCAATAACCGCCGTCGCTTCCTGCTCGACACCAACAAGTCCAAGTTCGTCGACTTCCAAAAG GTGCGTATCCAGGAGACGCAGGCTGAGTTGCCACGAGGATCCATTCCACGGAGCATGGAGGTGATCCTGAGAGCCGAAGCGGTGGAGTCAGCACAGGCCGGAGATAAATGCGACTTCATCGGCTGCCTCATCGTCGTGCCTGATGTGTCCCAGCTCGCTACACCAG gtGTCAGAGCAGAGACTGGTTCTCGTACAGCCGGATCTCAGGGTTATGAGAACGAGGGCGTGCGTGGTCTAAAAGCTCTTGGAGTCCGAGAGCTCTCATACAGACTGGCTTTTCTGGCCTGCCATGTAGCACCGACTAATCCCAGG TTTGGCGGGAAGGAGATCTGTGACGAGGAGCAAACGGCCGAGAGCATTAAGAAGCAGATGTCGGTGAAGGAGTGGGATAAAGTGTTTGAGATGAGCCAGGACAAGAACCTGTACCATAACCTGTGCACTAGCCTCTTCCCCACTATCCATG GCAATGACGAGGTGAAGCGGGGCATCCTGCTCATGCTCTTTGGTGGTGTCCCAAAGACCACCATGGAGGGCACATCTCTGAGGGGGGACATTAATGTGTGCATTGTGGGCGACCCCAGCACAGCCAAGAGCCAGTTTCTCAA GCATGTGGAGGAGTTCAGCCCGCGTGCCGTATACACCAGCGGGAAAGCGTCCAGCGCTGCAGGTCTCACCGCCGCTGTCGTCAGAGATGAAGAGTCACATGAGTTCGTCATCGAGGCGGGAGCTCTCATGTTGGCTGACAAT GGTGTGTGCTGTATTGATGAGTTTGACAAAATGGAGATGAGAGATCAGGTGGCCATCCATGAAGCCATGGAGCAGCAGACCATCTCCATCACCAAAGCTGGGGTCAAG GCTACACTGAACGCCCGAACGTCCATCTTGGCTGCAGCGAACCCCATCGGCGGCCGCTACGACCGCGCTAAATCGCTCAAGCAGAATGTCAACCTGACCGCACCCATCATGTCCCGCTTCGACCTCTTCTTTATCCTGGTGGACGACTGTAACGAG GTGACTGATTATGCCATAGCCAGGCGCATAGTGGACCTGCACTCCAGGATCGAGAACTCCATCGAACGTCTGTACACTCTGGACGAGATCCGGCGGTACCTGCTATTCGCCCGCCAGTTTAAACCGAAG ATCTCTAAAGAGTCGGAGGATTTCATCGTGGAGCAGTACAAGCGCTTGAGACAGAGAGACGGCTCCGGCGTGACCAAATCAGCCTGGAGGATCACCGTGCGCCAGCTGGAGAGCATGATCCGTCTGTCTGAGAGCATGGCCCGGATGCACTGCTGTGATGAG GTGCAGCCCAAACATGTCAAAGAGGCCTTCAGGCTGCTCAACAAGTCCATCATTCGGGTGGAGACGCCTGACGTTAACCTGGACCAAGAGGAAgaggaggccatggaggaggaggaagaggagaacCGGGTGAATG GCCAGGACGTACCCAACGGCCATGTGGACGGTCACGAGCACACCAACGGGGTCAACGGCGAAAACCACAGCGCCAAACCGTCTCTGCGTTTGTCCTTCTCCGAGTACAAACGCATCTCCAACCTCATAGTGCTGCACCTGCGCCGTGCTGAggaag ATGAGGAGGAAGAAGCCCTGAAGAAGAGCGCAGTGGTGAATTGGTACCTGAAGGAGATCGAGTCTGAGATCGACTCTGAGATGGAGCTCATCAACAAGAAGGCCATGATCGAGAAGGTCATCCACAGACTCGTGCATTAT GACTACATCCTAATCGAGCTGTCCCAGTCGGGTCTGAAGGGTTCCGCCGAGTCCAGCGCAGCTGAAACACAGGAGGACGACATCACGCTGGTCGTGAATCCAAACTACACACTGGAGGATTGA